In Prunus dulcis chromosome 2, ALMONDv2, whole genome shotgun sequence, a single genomic region encodes these proteins:
- the LOC117617148 gene encoding uncharacterized protein LOC117617148 gives MEQRKGDARISLISAVFFSCIIAGGVFLFLYMLLPEEKSHPWYPLVGMVLVAIPWAFWLFTCVYRCFKPEGAQTADSDHYAKAGSSRAATIPNTSDVFTAGNASAAESPVHSPDGVRKVQFAGVVVMGDEDQGGRGGQKGNENHHQTIDMENHNGINDSVGSADSEMPLRLMV, from the coding sequence ATGGAGCAAAGAAAAGGAGATGCTAGAATCTCTCTCATCTCCGCAGTCTTCTTCTCCTGCATTATCGCCGGTGGAGTGTTTCTTTTCCTTTACATGCTTCTACCTGAAGAAAAATCCCACCCGTGGTATCCCCTTGTTGGCATGGTACTTGTGGCAATTCCATGGGCCTTTTGGCTCTTCACATGTGTCTACAGATGCTTTAAGCCCGAAGGCGCGCAGACCGCAGACAGCGACCATTATGCCAAGGCAGGAAGCAGCCGGGCAGCCACCATCCCGAACACGAGTGACGTATTCACAGCTGGCAATGCATCAGCTGCAGAGTCCCCTGTGCATTCCCCTGATGGTGTACGCAAGGTGCAGTTTGCAGGGGTGGTTGTGATGGGGGATGAAGATCAAGGTGGTCGTGGAGGGCAGAAAGGAAACGAAAACCATCATCAAACCATAGACATGGAAAATCATAATGGGATTAATGATTCGGTTGGCTCTGCAGATAGTGAAATGCCATTGAGATTGAtggtttga